A window of the Chitinophagaceae bacterium genome harbors these coding sequences:
- a CDS encoding sodium:solute symporter — protein MPFSLIVFLIAVYFLILIFISRLTSKNAGNDAFFIANRKSPWFVVAFGMIGASLSGVTFISVPGWVGSNQFAYMQIIFGYVIGYFIIAGVLLPLYYKLNLITIYSYLKKFGFYTYKTGAFFFLLSRTIGTAFRLFLIALVMQILIFDNFNIPFSVTVGFTILLIWLYTRKGGIKTIIWTDTLQTFFMLVAVVVCIITIASDLNISLLSLPAEIKNSGYSKMFFFDPGSSKFFWKEFTSGIFIAIVMTGLDQDMMQKNLTCKNIGEAQKNMITFSIVQVFVNFLFVVLGAMLFMLATAKNLSVPEMTDYFFPTLAVDGHLQLIAGIFFVLGVIAAAYSSADSALTSLTTSLCIDVLDIDKKSKEGQVRLRKQMHIVVAVAVFAVIMIFKSINNENVITAIFTAAGYTYGPLLGLFAYGLFVNKPIYDRWVPFIAISSPLICFILQRHADTLLWGYQFGFELLILNGLLTFTGLLFIMKNKSKISQDIIP, from the coding sequence ATGCCTTTCTCACTAATTGTATTCTTAATTGCTGTTTATTTTCTGATATTAATTTTTATTTCCCGCCTAACATCTAAGAATGCCGGGAATGATGCTTTTTTTATAGCAAACCGAAAATCACCCTGGTTTGTAGTTGCCTTTGGTATGATTGGAGCCTCTCTTTCCGGAGTAACATTTATTTCAGTGCCGGGTTGGGTAGGCAGCAATCAGTTTGCTTATATGCAAATCATTTTCGGATATGTAATTGGGTACTTTATTATTGCCGGCGTGCTCTTACCTCTATACTATAAGCTCAATTTAATCACTATTTACTCATATCTCAAGAAATTCGGGTTTTACACATACAAAACCGGAGCATTCTTTTTTCTGCTTTCAAGAACTATAGGTACTGCTTTCAGGCTGTTTTTGATTGCTTTGGTTATGCAAATATTAATCTTTGATAATTTTAATATTCCTTTTTCTGTAACCGTGGGTTTTACAATATTGTTAATTTGGCTCTATACCCGAAAAGGAGGTATAAAAACAATTATATGGACGGATACGCTTCAGACTTTTTTTATGTTGGTGGCTGTAGTGGTATGTATTATTACAATTGCATCAGATTTAAACATAAGCCTGTTATCACTTCCTGCTGAAATAAAAAACTCGGGCTACAGTAAGATGTTCTTTTTCGATCCCGGATCCTCTAAGTTTTTCTGGAAAGAATTTACCAGCGGTATTTTCATTGCAATAGTTATGACCGGTTTAGATCAAGATATGATGCAGAAAAACCTGACTTGTAAAAACATAGGTGAAGCGCAAAAAAACATGATCACCTTCAGCATAGTTCAGGTATTTGTCAACTTCCTTTTTGTTGTTTTAGGCGCAATGCTTTTTATGCTGGCAACAGCCAAAAATCTTTCGGTACCTGAAATGACAGATTATTTTTTCCCTACGTTAGCCGTTGACGGACATTTACAGCTTATTGCCGGCATTTTCTTTGTGCTGGGTGTTATTGCAGCGGCATATTCCAGCGCTGATTCGGCACTGACTTCCTTAACTACTTCACTTTGTATTGATGTTTTAGATATTGATAAAAAAAGCAAGGAAGGGCAGGTCCGTCTTCGCAAACAAATGCACATAGTGGTGGCTGTTGCAGTTTTTGCCGTAATAATGATTTTTAAATCTATTAATAATGAAAATGTAATAACGGCTATATTCACAGCTGCCGGATATACCTACGGGCCACTGCTTGGATTATTTGCCTATGGACTTTTTGTAAACAAACCCATTTATGACCGATGGGTGCCATTTATTGCAATATCATCGCCTTTAATATGTTTTATACTTCAAAGGCATGCAGATACCTTACTTTGGGGCTATCAATTTGGATTTGAATTATTAATTTTAAACGGACTTTTAACCTTTACCGGGCTTTTATTTATTATGAAAAATAAATCAAAAATCAGTCAGGATATCATACCTTAA
- a CDS encoding T9SS C-terminal target domain-containing protein: MKKLKLILLLPFLFCSLYTQAIQINNLTVWPQNPTTNDFISFSVDITANTSPCNPILVDTSFSANQFNFNVQHEQGMLMVICNRTDTYNLGNLPAGTYTLYHRVFQVGGNDSDILVQFTVTEVGGTPSPEFNFSEFGMNSYCMGDTIGFEAIAENFDSLNSFSVNVIRESDGQSTSVPSLITNQDSLWSFSVPVNEINFNAGDAYSVQVESSSPSQLFTDTSVFLIKDIPPAPVWLAADTAFCEGDSIGEFLFNVYNEDYALNWITNPANSVQNMNIVDDAISVEVPDAFTGNFSLALYSTNICGDSELSNELDIEINAKPVVAIIDSGNYIFSVAESGNVNWYINGTPAMGNPTSEIDIEPYITPDLDSIKLKVVYKDENTCEAEDELLVIITDVQERNVIEDFLLVYSGNGYLIIENNYSKPIRNVNIYSVSGQKLFEYQRISSGEKVLLNNLPFHLPGIYILELNINDNNRILKKVHYH; the protein is encoded by the coding sequence ATGAAAAAGCTAAAACTTATCTTATTGCTTCCCTTTTTATTTTGCAGTTTATACACACAGGCAATACAAATAAATAATTTAACTGTTTGGCCTCAAAATCCAACGACCAATGATTTTATATCTTTTTCTGTAGATATTACAGCCAACACCTCACCTTGTAATCCAATATTGGTTGATACTTCTTTTAGTGCCAATCAGTTTAACTTTAATGTACAACATGAACAGGGTATGTTAATGGTGATTTGTAACAGAACCGATACCTATAATTTAGGAAATCTTCCGGCCGGAACTTATACTTTGTATCACAGAGTTTTTCAGGTAGGTGGGAATGACAGCGATATTCTTGTTCAGTTTACAGTTACAGAAGTTGGAGGTACTCCGTCTCCGGAATTTAACTTTTCAGAATTCGGGATGAACAGCTATTGTATGGGAGACACTATCGGATTTGAAGCCATAGCAGAAAATTTCGATAGTTTAAATAGCTTTAGTGTGAATGTTATACGTGAAAGTGACGGTCAATCTACTTCTGTTCCTTCACTTATTACAAACCAAGACAGTTTGTGGTCTTTTTCTGTACCTGTTAACGAAATTAATTTTAATGCAGGAGATGCTTATTCAGTTCAGGTTGAGAGTTCTTCACCCTCTCAGTTATTTACGGATACCTCCGTTTTTTTGATTAAAGATATTCCCCCGGCTCCCGTATGGTTAGCTGCCGATACTGCTTTTTGTGAAGGGGATTCAATTGGAGAATTTTTATTTAATGTATATAATGAAGATTATGCCTTAAACTGGATAACTAATCCTGCTAATTCTGTTCAAAATATGAATATAGTGGATGATGCCATATCAGTTGAGGTTCCGGATGCTTTTACCGGAAATTTCTCTTTAGCACTCTACAGTACGAACATTTGCGGTGATTCTGAACTTTCTAATGAGCTCGATATAGAAATTAATGCAAAGCCGGTAGTTGCTATTATTGATTCCGGAAACTATATATTTTCGGTTGCAGAAAGTGGAAATGTAAACTGGTATATTAATGGAACGCCGGCAATGGGAAACCCGACATCAGAAATTGATATTGAACCCTACATTACACCTGATCTGGACTCTATAAAATTAAAAGTAGTTTATAAAGATGAAAATACTTGTGAGGCTGAAGATGAGCTATTGGTGATTATTACAGATGTACAGGAAAGAAATGTCATTGAAGACTTTCTTTTAGTTTATTCAGGGAATGGATATTTAATAATTGAGAATAATTATTCCAAACCTATCCGGAATGTAAACATTTACAGTGTTTCCGGACAAAAGTTATTTGAATATCAAAGAATTTCTTCCGGAGAGAAAGTATTACTGAATAATCTTCCTTTTCATCTTCCCGGAATTTATATTTTGGAATTAAATATCAACGATAATAATCGAATTTTAAAGAAAGTCCACTACCATTAA
- a CDS encoding PD-(D/E)XK nuclease family protein — translation MQSDYFLKSVYNEIKESFGEDTENLTLIFPNRRAGLFYKKGMAEIITKPVWSPEVYGIQDWIKEVSGLTIAEPLELIIELYKAGKGKIAHASFDEFLTWGEMIVKDFDEIDKYLINAEDFFGHLYELKKIDSLFEDDLQKEAAQQFLDVLWNDEGSGEESFKKDFKKWWMQIGEVYKVYRKNLINENIVYEGIAYRNIAESPEKHFNHLNKQQKFVFAGFNALNPAEEKIIQYLKKNFQTLYLTDIDKAFLEDEKHDAAYFFRKKTKLSSDNKPFQNWQTIPKDIYSYGVPLRIGQCKIAGNILKEISLKSQGKKTKKQSFIPNTAVVLADEHLLVPLLQNIPDDIGTVNITMGYPLKESLTASLMEQLIKYRKTIYLHDDEVLFHRAFLVNLLFHPIAAKILDKHDPKIFSDKIKKFTFQITAKDIQDLKLPEPFLNILLEVSEPFQFLENLDAFFSYVLQLFHEEKEEDTAEMECIYKFVLQVRKMRDLFERYDIQINALSLYQLLTQILQTQRVPFEGEPLGGLQLMGFLETRCLDFENIIILGANEGNLPPSGQRKSFIPYHVRKAFGLPLAEEQESVVSYHFYRLLSRARNIYMLYNSESADDSLTEGEKSRFIQQIQVLKKLDKENELKNISLHAASQNIKFRQEIIKEREIKKTEDLFKTLFRYTHPKNVLYPTHIITYLKDPVKFYFRHILKYQDNTEKKEIDPALFGSIFHESMDVLYQGLIKKEIHSEDLVDVAKNSREVLTKQFKRLHKVRDIKGKDLMVFDAIENMLALMIKGDLENLPFRIEMLEERNTLLTQLEIKVNNRPIRINLNGKADRVQLRGNVTEIIDYKTGRDEIRKAVDFSTDEAQEIFLDEIFQQTEKNSARFQTMMYAWLYARKFQQTENINAGIISTKRYKPEMLAIESIPPELFDRFEERLIEVFQEIFNKDIPFKANYDIVERDEWNAYSAYKK, via the coding sequence ATGCAATCCGACTATTTTTTAAAAAGTGTTTACAACGAAATAAAGGAATCTTTTGGTGAGGATACTGAGAACCTGACGTTGATTTTTCCGAACAGAAGAGCCGGTTTGTTCTATAAGAAGGGGATGGCAGAAATCATTACTAAACCTGTTTGGTCACCCGAAGTGTACGGTATTCAGGATTGGATAAAAGAAGTTTCCGGGCTCACCATCGCAGAACCGCTGGAGTTGATTATTGAATTATACAAGGCCGGAAAAGGGAAAATTGCTCATGCAAGCTTTGATGAATTTCTGACCTGGGGTGAAATGATTGTAAAGGATTTTGATGAAATTGATAAATACCTGATTAATGCAGAAGATTTTTTCGGGCATTTATACGAATTGAAAAAAATTGACAGTCTCTTTGAAGATGATTTACAAAAAGAAGCTGCTCAGCAGTTTCTAGATGTGCTTTGGAATGATGAGGGCAGCGGGGAAGAAAGCTTCAAAAAGGACTTCAAAAAATGGTGGATGCAAATTGGGGAAGTATATAAAGTGTATCGGAAAAATCTCATCAATGAAAACATAGTCTACGAAGGAATTGCATATCGAAATATAGCGGAGTCTCCCGAAAAACATTTTAACCACCTCAATAAACAACAAAAATTTGTATTTGCAGGCTTCAATGCTCTGAACCCGGCTGAGGAGAAAATTATTCAATATCTTAAGAAAAACTTTCAAACACTCTATTTAACAGATATTGACAAAGCCTTTCTTGAGGATGAAAAGCATGATGCTGCATATTTTTTTAGAAAAAAAACAAAACTCAGCTCGGATAATAAACCTTTTCAAAATTGGCAGACAATACCCAAGGATATTTATTCTTATGGTGTGCCACTCAGAATTGGCCAATGCAAGATAGCCGGAAATATACTTAAGGAAATCAGCCTGAAATCACAAGGAAAAAAGACTAAAAAACAAAGTTTTATTCCGAACACTGCCGTAGTTTTGGCAGATGAGCATTTGCTTGTCCCTCTTTTACAAAACATCCCTGACGATATTGGAACGGTCAATATCACTATGGGATATCCGCTTAAAGAAAGCCTCACAGCTTCTCTGATGGAGCAGCTTATCAAGTATCGGAAAACGATTTATCTGCATGATGATGAGGTTCTGTTTCACCGGGCTTTTTTGGTAAATTTACTTTTTCACCCGATAGCTGCAAAAATTTTAGATAAGCACGATCCGAAAATTTTCTCTGATAAAATTAAGAAATTTACCTTTCAGATTACGGCTAAGGATATACAAGACTTAAAGCTGCCGGAGCCTTTTTTAAATATTTTACTGGAAGTTTCTGAGCCCTTTCAATTTTTAGAAAATCTGGATGCCTTTTTTAGTTATGTTTTACAGCTGTTTCATGAAGAAAAAGAGGAGGATACGGCTGAAATGGAATGCATATATAAATTTGTATTGCAGGTAAGAAAAATGAGGGATCTATTTGAGCGTTATGATATTCAGATAAACGCTTTGAGCTTATATCAGTTGCTGACACAAATTTTGCAAACACAACGTGTCCCTTTTGAAGGAGAACCCTTGGGAGGATTGCAGTTAATGGGATTTTTAGAAACCCGTTGCCTGGATTTTGAAAATATCATTATTTTGGGAGCAAATGAAGGAAACTTACCTCCATCCGGACAGCGAAAAAGCTTTATTCCTTATCATGTACGTAAAGCATTTGGTTTGCCGTTGGCAGAAGAACAGGAATCTGTTGTTTCATATCATTTTTACAGACTTTTATCCAGAGCCCGGAATATTTACATGCTCTATAATTCCGAAAGTGCCGATGATAGCCTTACAGAAGGAGAAAAAAGTCGATTTATTCAACAAATACAAGTGCTAAAAAAGCTTGATAAAGAAAATGAGTTAAAAAATATTTCTTTACATGCTGCATCACAAAATATTAAGTTCAGACAGGAAATTATCAAGGAAAGGGAAATAAAGAAAACGGAAGACTTATTTAAAACGCTGTTTAGGTATACCCATCCGAAAAATGTTTTATACCCCACTCATATTATCACCTATTTGAAAGACCCGGTGAAATTTTATTTTCGTCATATTTTGAAATACCAGGATAACACGGAGAAAAAAGAGATCGATCCTGCTCTGTTTGGAAGTATTTTTCACGAAAGTATGGATGTTTTATATCAGGGGCTTATAAAAAAAGAAATACATTCAGAAGACCTTGTAGATGTTGCAAAAAACAGCCGGGAAGTTTTGACTAAGCAATTTAAAAGATTGCATAAAGTGCGGGATATCAAAGGGAAAGATTTGATGGTTTTTGATGCAATAGAAAACATGTTGGCCCTTATGATAAAGGGTGATTTGGAAAATTTGCCTTTTAGAATTGAAATGCTTGAAGAAAGAAATACCCTGCTCACTCAGTTAGAAATAAAAGTAAATAACCGTCCTATCCGAATAAATTTGAACGGGAAAGCTGACAGAGTACAATTAAGAGGAAATGTAACTGAAATAATAGATTATAAAACAGGTAGGGATGAAATTCGAAAGGCAGTAGATTTTTCTACGGATGAAGCTCAGGAAATATTTTTGGACGAAATTTTTCAGCAAACCGAAAAGAACTCAGCCCGTTTTCAAACAATGATGTATGCCTGGTTGTATGCCCGAAAATTTCAGCAAACGGAAAATATCAATGCGGGGATTATCTCAACGAAAAGGTACAAACCTGAGATGCTGGCCATAGAAAGTATTCCGCCTGAGCTGTTCGACCGCTTTGAAGAGCGTTTAATTGAGGTTTTTCAGGAAATCTTTAATAAGGATATCCCTTTTAAGGCGAATTATGATATCGTAGAAAGAGACGAGTGGAATGCTTATTCGGCCTATAAAAAGTAA
- a CDS encoding NAAT family transporter, with protein MQTTLTYLLVTIAGIFVIVNPLTTAFIFLSLTTKMSQQQKKEIAMKSTKISTSIFFVFALLGGIIFQLFGITLAAFRIAGGIILFGIAMGMLTKKESEEKPDTESEGKISDDISIIPLAIPFISGPGSIATVMILTSEAPTIYHTALVFVAVLITTVSCYYSMVYSKVIVKYLGEAGKQIITKIFGLILAVISVQFVINGITNVLIDLGVLNP; from the coding sequence ATACAGACTACACTTACATACCTATTAGTGACTATTGCCGGTATTTTTGTAATTGTAAATCCTTTGACTACTGCTTTTATTTTTCTCTCACTGACTACTAAAATGTCTCAACAACAAAAAAAAGAAATCGCCATGAAATCAACTAAGATTTCAACTAGTATCTTTTTTGTTTTTGCTTTATTGGGGGGTATTATTTTCCAGTTGTTTGGAATCACCCTTGCTGCATTTAGAATAGCCGGTGGAATTATTTTATTCGGTATAGCTATGGGAATGTTAACCAAAAAGGAAAGTGAAGAAAAACCGGATACCGAATCGGAAGGTAAAATTTCTGATGATATTTCAATTATTCCATTGGCAATCCCATTTATAAGCGGTCCCGGTTCAATAGCAACTGTAATGATACTTACCAGTGAAGCGCCTACGATTTATCATACAGCCTTGGTTTTTGTAGCAGTTTTAATTACTACTGTAAGTTGCTATTATTCAATGGTCTATTCAAAAGTGATAGTAAAATATTTAGGTGAAGCAGGTAAGCAAATCATTACTAAGATTTTTGGTTTGATATTAGCTGTTATTTCCGTACAATTTGTCATTAATGGAATCACAAATGTACTTATAGATTTAGGTGTTTTAAATCCTTAA
- the cadA gene encoding cadmium-translocating P-type ATPase, producing the protein MEKRKIINWRVEGMTCSNCALGVTRFLEKKGQKSVVVDFASDEVQFDYVGEEDLDSLAKGIEKLGYNVEKEVKQEDKEGSFISKLTSLEKKFYFTLFFTIPLFSHMFLPFHFLHNPLVQLILCIPVFLVGFAFFGRSALSSLRAGVPNMDVLIFIGSTAAFVYSLAGTIAFWGTPEVGNYLFYETSAMIITLVLMGNVLEQKAVKKTTTALSELAKLKVETARLVKTENGQQIEKIVSLSKVEAGDILNVLSGEAVPVDGEIIKGEANINEAMISGESVPVEKKKGDAVIGSTLCESGNFRMKATAVGEEMVLSRIIRMVKDARSEKPSVQKLADKISGIFVPLVLTIALATFLVWFFLIDVSFARSLMISIAVLVIACPCALGLATPTAVMVGVGRAAKKGILIKGGETMEVFSKIKYIVFDKTGTLTTGKFSLKAKKVLEGTEKKFDSILYAIESKSTHPLASSLMSSLEQPLKLADLTDIKEVKGKGMTAKSKDGVVLAGSFAWMREKGISVEPGHNIYLAIDKTCLGWVDLEDQIRSNVSETIEFFKSRGIEPVILSGDLKERTHSIATELGVEKYYAEKLPEEKLDVIKRLKLNGKTAMVGDGINDAPALALADVGVSLGNATEVAIQSSQIVLLSSDFSVLKHAFEVNRHTLLTIKQNLFWAFFYNAFAIPVASMGMLSPMIAALSMAFSDVIVIGNSLRLKIKKIGFSSPNKNLKAKPGKMPTDIKTKEAMGV; encoded by the coding sequence ATGGAAAAAAGGAAAATAATCAATTGGCGGGTAGAGGGGATGACGTGTTCAAACTGTGCACTGGGGGTCACCCGATTTTTGGAGAAAAAAGGCCAGAAGTCGGTAGTGGTTGATTTTGCAAGTGATGAGGTTCAATTCGATTATGTTGGAGAAGAAGATTTAGATAGTCTGGCAAAAGGAATTGAAAAACTGGGATATAATGTTGAAAAAGAGGTAAAGCAAGAAGACAAGGAAGGTAGCTTCATTTCGAAGCTGACAAGTTTAGAAAAAAAGTTTTATTTCACACTCTTTTTCACGATTCCTCTTTTTTCTCATATGTTTTTGCCTTTTCATTTTTTACATAATCCACTTGTACAACTTATACTTTGTATACCGGTTTTTTTAGTCGGTTTTGCTTTTTTTGGAAGAAGTGCTCTGTCCTCCTTGAGGGCAGGTGTTCCCAATATGGACGTATTGATTTTTATCGGATCAACTGCAGCTTTTGTCTATAGCCTTGCAGGAACTATTGCATTTTGGGGCACTCCTGAAGTAGGTAATTATCTTTTTTATGAGACTTCTGCAATGATTATCACTCTTGTACTTATGGGTAATGTGCTGGAGCAAAAGGCAGTTAAAAAAACAACTACAGCCCTCTCAGAATTAGCAAAATTAAAAGTTGAAACGGCCAGATTGGTTAAAACGGAAAATGGTCAGCAAATTGAAAAAATTGTCTCCTTGTCAAAAGTAGAGGCCGGTGATATATTAAATGTATTAAGTGGTGAAGCGGTTCCCGTGGATGGGGAAATAATTAAGGGGGAAGCCAACATAAACGAGGCTATGATAAGCGGTGAATCAGTGCCTGTAGAGAAAAAGAAGGGAGATGCGGTTATCGGCAGCACTCTATGTGAATCCGGTAATTTTCGGATGAAGGCAACAGCAGTTGGGGAGGAGATGGTCTTATCCAGAATTATTCGAATGGTTAAAGATGCCCGAAGTGAAAAGCCTTCCGTGCAGAAATTAGCAGATAAAATTAGTGGCATTTTTGTGCCTCTTGTCTTGACAATTGCCCTGGCGACTTTTTTGGTTTGGTTTTTTCTGATTGATGTCAGCTTTGCCCGCTCATTAATGATTAGTATTGCTGTCTTAGTTATTGCCTGCCCTTGTGCTCTTGGGTTAGCTACTCCAACAGCTGTAATGGTAGGAGTTGGGCGGGCTGCAAAAAAAGGAATATTGATTAAGGGAGGAGAAACTATGGAAGTCTTTTCGAAAATAAAATATATTGTTTTTGATAAAACAGGTACTTTAACAACCGGTAAATTTTCACTGAAAGCAAAGAAAGTACTGGAAGGAACTGAAAAAAAGTTTGATAGTATTTTATATGCTATTGAAAGCAAGTCTACTCATCCTTTAGCAAGTTCATTAATGTCAAGTCTGGAACAGCCTCTCAAGCTTGCAGATCTTACAGATATAAAAGAAGTTAAGGGGAAAGGGATGACAGCCAAAAGTAAAGACGGAGTTGTACTTGCCGGTTCATTTGCCTGGATGCGTGAAAAAGGAATTAGTGTAGAGCCCGGTCACAATATATATTTGGCGATTGACAAAACTTGTTTAGGCTGGGTAGATCTGGAAGATCAAATTAGATCTAATGTCTCTGAAACTATAGAGTTTTTTAAATCCCGGGGAATTGAACCCGTAATACTAAGTGGCGATTTAAAAGAACGTACACACTCAATAGCCACTGAATTAGGCGTTGAAAAGTATTATGCAGAAAAACTCCCGGAAGAAAAACTGGATGTTATCAAACGCCTGAAATTAAACGGGAAAACAGCAATGGTGGGAGATGGCATTAATGATGCTCCGGCATTGGCTTTGGCCGACGTGGGAGTTTCTCTGGGAAATGCAACTGAAGTAGCTATACAGTCCTCTCAGATAGTGTTGTTAAGCAGTGATTTTTCAGTATTAAAACATGCTTTTGAAGTCAATAGACATACATTACTTACAATCAAGCAAAATTTATTTTGGGCATTTTTCTATAATGCTTTTGCAATTCCGGTAGCCTCAATGGGGATGCTTAGTCCAATGATTGCTGCCTTAAGTATGGCTTTCTCTGATGTGATTGTTATTGGTAACTCATTACGTTTAAAAATTAAGAAAATCGGTTTTTCAAGTCCGAACAAAAATTTAAAAGCAAAGCCCGGGAAAATGCCCACAGATATCAAAACTAAAGAAGCAATGGGAGTTTGA
- a CDS encoding TlpA family protein disulfide reductase: MKITITLLFALAMTVSQSFAQSENIGRQHLPDVELQKMDGSRVNISSFGKNEKITVIAFWATWCAPCKRELANISDIYDDWREDYNLEVLAISIDDTRNVGRVRSYVNSQYWDFEVLLDTNQDMKRHLNFQTIPFTVLVNQDGRIVYTHSGYVEGDEFILEEKIKNLIKN; the protein is encoded by the coding sequence ATGAAAATTACAATCACCCTACTATTTGCATTGGCTATGACCGTCAGCCAGTCTTTTGCTCAATCTGAAAACATTGGTCGTCAACACTTGCCGGATGTTGAACTACAAAAAATGGATGGCTCCCGGGTAAATATATCTTCTTTTGGTAAAAATGAAAAAATAACGGTTATTGCTTTTTGGGCTACATGGTGTGCCCCCTGCAAAAGAGAACTGGCAAACATTTCTGACATTTATGATGACTGGCGCGAAGATTACAACCTGGAGGTTTTGGCCATCTCCATTGATGACACACGTAATGTTGGCCGTGTCCGCTCTTATGTAAACAGCCAGTACTGGGACTTTGAAGTATTGCTGGATACCAATCAGGACATGAAGCGTCATCTTAATTTTCAAACTATCCCCTTTACAGTTTTAGTAAATCAGGATGGCCGGATCGTATATACACATTCCGGATATGTAGAGGGTGATGAGTTTATACTGGAAGAAAAAATAAAGAATCTGATAAAAAACTGA
- a CDS encoding JAB domain-containing protein, with product MDNFFSGHSIKSWAEDDRPREKLMKLGRKNLSDAELLAILLRSGSRKSSALELSKKILSDVDNDLDKLAKISIDQIVNKYHGVGEAKAITLIAALELGIRRNAKQSLPRSKITSSKDVFDLLQAKFIDLPHEEFWVMYLNRSNIVIKSERISLGGSTGTVADPKIILKRAVELIANAIILAHNHPSGSLKPSQADISLTKKIKEAASYLDVYLFDHLIFTDKAYFSFADEGYI from the coding sequence ATGGATAATTTTTTTTCAGGACATTCCATTAAGTCCTGGGCTGAAGATGACCGCCCCAGGGAAAAGCTCATGAAATTGGGGAGAAAAAACCTTTCTGACGCTGAGCTGCTGGCCATTTTATTGCGTAGTGGCAGTCGAAAAAGCAGCGCCCTGGAACTTTCCAAAAAAATACTTTCAGATGTTGATAATGATTTAGATAAGTTAGCGAAAATATCTATTGACCAAATCGTCAATAAATACCACGGAGTTGGAGAAGCAAAAGCTATAACACTTATCGCTGCTTTGGAATTAGGCATCAGAAGAAATGCTAAACAAAGCCTTCCCCGTTCGAAAATAACGTCCAGTAAAGATGTTTTTGACCTGCTTCAAGCAAAGTTTATAGATTTGCCCCATGAAGAATTCTGGGTAATGTATCTGAATCGTTCAAATATTGTAATAAAAAGTGAACGCATAAGTCTGGGCGGCTCTACCGGTACTGTAGCAGACCCGAAAATTATTTTAAAACGTGCTGTTGAACTAATTGCCAATGCAATTATCTTAGCTCACAACCACCCGAGTGGCAGTCTAAAACCCAGTCAGGCAGATATCAGTCTTACTAAAAAAATTAAAGAAGCCGCATCCTATCTGGACGTTTATCTCTTTGATCATTTAATCTTTACAGATAAGGCCTATTTTAGCTTTGCTGATGAAGGATATATTTAA